The Verrucomicrobium spinosum DSM 4136 = JCM 18804 DNA segment GTGGTGCTGAGCTGGAGCTGACCGTGACGGACGCCTTTAAGGGCGCTCATTTCTTCTTTAATCTCCCGCAAAATGCGGGCCGGACCCTGCACGAGCATGATTTGCAGGCTTTGGTTGTCCTCCAGGTGCACCAGCTGGATGGTCACGATCTCCCGGAGGTATTTGTGCTGGATGTCGGTCAGCGTGTTCTGCAGGTTTCGCTTTTGGTGATCGTAGATCAGGCTGATCACCCCCATCATGACTGTGTCGCCCAACTCACTGGCATAGGCGACGAGGTGATCCCGCACCAGGGCGGTCAGGCATTGGGACCGATTTGCGAACCCGCGGCCGGTCGCCATGCGGTCAAGACCCTCCACGGCGTTTGCGGGCATGGAAACACTGAACCGGATCAGATTGGAGCCTTGGCGCTTTGGCATGGGTTGAATGGGTGTGAAGAATGTCCACATTCGTAACACGAAATGTGCCAAAAGCGAACGGTGTGTTACCCAGAGAGGTGATTTTTTTAAGCAAAGTTCGGGCCAAGAGAGGGGTGGCTCCCCGACATTTCCTTTGCGCCCCTCCCCCTTTTCTTTATGTTCACGGTTCCCATGATGTCCCCTGAAGTCGAGAAACTGGTCAATGCCGGCAAGCTGTCGCGCGCCGATGGTGAAAAGCTTTCCAACCTCCCTGTGGGAGCGTTCTGCCAGCACAAGAGCTGGGGAGCTGGTCGGATTGCAGAATGGGACTTGCTGGGCGACCGTGTCGTGATCGACTTCGAAGGCAAGCCAGGGCATCCCATGAAGCTGGGCTTCGCGGCCGGTTCGCTGGAGCCACTGGCTTCGGATCACATCCTGGCCCGCCGGGTGGGTGATTTGCCCGCGTTGCAGTCCATGGCCAAGGAGCGCCCTGCGGATCTGGTGACGCTGGCTCTGAAGAGCAGCGGAAAGACCATGTCTCTGGATGCGCTCGAAGGCCTTCTCATTCCCCGCGTCATCAAGGAAGCTGACTACAAAGCTTGGTGGAGTGCCGCCAAAAAGGCGCTCAAGGACAAGCGCCATATTGTGGTGCCGGCCAAGCGCACGGAACTGCTGGTGCTCCGTGATGAGGATGTGAGGCACGGCAACGCCATGCTGGACGACCTCAGGAATGCCCGCGACCTCAAGGCCAAGCTGAATGCGTTGGCCCGCATCCAGAAGGATCTCGACCTCTTTGAGAACCACGCTTCAGACCTCATCCCCGTGTTCCAGGAACTGGACACCACGGTGCGCAAGTCCTGGAAGCTACAGTTGAAAGAGGCGCTAAACCTGCTGCTCTCCCGCGATGAACTGCTGGACTCTGCCAAGGGTGCCAAGCTTCCCGAGGGCTCGCTGACAGTGGAGCAACTTCTGCGTGATGCCCGGCCTCAGCTGGCAGATGCTGTGAATGGTCTGCCGGTGGCGCTGCTCAGCCGCGTGTACAAGGCTTTCCCCGCTGCATTCCCTGATCGCGCCTGGGTCCAGGAGTCGCTGAATCACCTCACCAAGACGGGCGGTCGCGCCGTGGCCGAAATCGCAGCGGTGCTGGATGCCAACGATGAAATCGACCTGCTTGCCGACTTTTTGAAGAAGGCGGTGCGCAACCGTCAGCTCAGCACGGACCTCCTCATCTGGATGTGCAAGGAGCGCAAAGGCAAGGCGGAAGGCGTCTTCGACATGGACCTTGGCAATGCCATCATCAGTGCCCTCGAAGACGACCACATTGCTGGTGGACCCAAGCGCACTGGTCGTCTGCATGACGCTTTCGCCGAAGACATCGGTTTGGTGGGCGAGATGGTGGGTGATGCGGACGCCGACGAACTGCGCCTCTTCGCCAAGCGAATCCTTTCCAGCCCGGTGTTCGACGAACTGACCCGTCGTTCCCTGATGGGCCGCCTGATCAAGGCACGGCCGGAGACGCAGGAACTGATGGACGACACGGGCAACAATCAGGCTGCATCCCTGGTTGTTTCCTGGGACAGCATGGAGAAGCGCAAGATCGAGCTTGAAGAGCTCGTGCGCGTCAAGATCCCGCAGAACAAGAAGGACATCCAGATTGCCCGTGAGTACGGCGATCTTCGTGAGAACTTCGAGTACAAGTCCGCCCGTCAGCACCAGGCGGTGCTGCTGCGCATGCAGTCCACTTACGAGCGGGAACTCCGTCGTGCGCGTGGTACGGATTTCGTGGGTGTCAGCACAGAAACGGTCGGAATTGGCACCATCGTTGACCTCCAGGACGTCGGGACAGGAAAGACGGAAACTCAAACGATCCTTGGGGCTTGGGATGGAGATCCAGATCAGAGCATCCTCTCTTACCTGTCCGAGATGGCCAAGGCCCTCATTGGCAAAAGAGTGGGTGACGAAGCCGAACTTCCGACGGATACCCACGGCACGCGGAAGGTGAAGATCGTCAGCATCCGCCCTTACCGTACGCAGGCAGAGGCCGCCCCGATTGCGGGTTGACCCTTGTAAGCGAAACTTCAGGCCCCTGACCGGCGTCGGCTGGTCGGGGGCTTTTTTGTTGGGGGATAGTGCCTGGGCATCCGATCGTCCGCTTGCCTTTCAGGATTGGCTTGGCTCCTGCTTCAATTGAGCCTTCTCCGTGCGGGTGCCCGCAAAATCAGGCAGTCCACCCAGGTTCCTCATGCAAGGTCCCCCCTCCAACGTCATCAGCACGGCTCAGGCACTGGCCCTGACCTTCAGCGGCATGAGAGAACTGGGGATACTGGACCGGGCACTCTATGGCAACATTCTGCAGCGCATTCTGGTGCAGCATCCGGAGTACCTGGGCGTGTGGACGGTCTGGGAGCCCAACGCGTTGGATGGTCGTGATCACGAGTTTGCCCATGCTCCGGGCCACGATGGCACGGGGCGGTTCGTGCCGCTGTGGAACCGGGCGGGTGGCGTGGTGCATCTGGAGCCCAACGTGAACTACGATGTACCAGGGCAGGGAGACTGGTATCTGCTGCCCACCCAGTGTGGCAGGGAAACGGTGATGGACCCCTACCAGTTCCCGGTGGCGGGCCGCAAAGAATTCATTACCAGCCAGGTGGCACCGATCTTTTACCAGGGGCGCTGTGTGGGCGCGGCGGGAGTGGACATAGAGATGGATCGCCTTTTGCAGCCTGAA contains these protein-coding regions:
- the nikR gene encoding nickel-responsive transcriptional regulator NikR yields the protein MPKRQGSNLIRFSVSMPANAVEGLDRMATGRGFANRSQCLTALVRDHLVAYASELGDTVMMGVISLIYDHQKRNLQNTLTDIQHKYLREIVTIQLVHLEDNQSLQIMLVQGPARILREIKEEMSALKGVRHGQLQLSTTLLPPLHEAGESSSSAHQKKKIRRTTPPAAESA
- a CDS encoding GreA/GreB family elongation factor, giving the protein MFTVPMMSPEVEKLVNAGKLSRADGEKLSNLPVGAFCQHKSWGAGRIAEWDLLGDRVVIDFEGKPGHPMKLGFAAGSLEPLASDHILARRVGDLPALQSMAKERPADLVTLALKSSGKTMSLDALEGLLIPRVIKEADYKAWWSAAKKALKDKRHIVVPAKRTELLVLRDEDVRHGNAMLDDLRNARDLKAKLNALARIQKDLDLFENHASDLIPVFQELDTTVRKSWKLQLKEALNLLLSRDELLDSAKGAKLPEGSLTVEQLLRDARPQLADAVNGLPVALLSRVYKAFPAAFPDRAWVQESLNHLTKTGGRAVAEIAAVLDANDEIDLLADFLKKAVRNRQLSTDLLIWMCKERKGKAEGVFDMDLGNAIISALEDDHIAGGPKRTGRLHDAFAEDIGLVGEMVGDADADELRLFAKRILSSPVFDELTRRSLMGRLIKARPETQELMDDTGNNQAASLVVSWDSMEKRKIELEELVRVKIPQNKKDIQIAREYGDLRENFEYKSARQHQAVLLRMQSTYERELRRARGTDFVGVSTETVGIGTIVDLQDVGTGKTETQTILGAWDGDPDQSILSYLSEMAKALIGKRVGDEAELPTDTHGTRKVKIVSIRPYRTQAEAAPIAG